One region of Macadamia integrifolia cultivar HAES 741 chromosome 11, SCU_Mint_v3, whole genome shotgun sequence genomic DNA includes:
- the LOC122093633 gene encoding L-type lectin-domain containing receptor kinase IV.2-like, whose amino-acid sequence MLVKSVVLLLLLWRSEASQQDDIGFTYNGFRGVDMSLDGLAQVTNNGILMLVNTSMQQKGHAFHPHPLHFKNSSSGSVFSFSTTFVFSMFADVPVSDPGMAFIIAPSRDFSASWPSIYLGLFNHTIVGKSSNHLIAIELDCLQNLDFNDINSNHVGIDINDLKSVDSAPASYFSDKENRYVNLTLYSGHAMQLWVEYSGPQRQLNVTLAPFDVPKPSIPLLSFNIDLSPIVLDPMFVGFSSATAVAEAPHYVLGWSFKMNGQAKDLSLSQLPKLPRMGPKTEPEIFSIGFPVFGASLVLISIFIIQFIVRRIKKFAEVHEDWELEYGPQRFKYKDLYIATKGFNDEELLGSGGFGKVYKGILPTSKLEVAVKRVSHDSSQGVKEFIAEIVSIGKLQHRNIVTLLGYCRRKGELLLVYEFMPNGSLDKFLFHHKSTTTKPTLSWKQRFQIIKSVASGLLYLHEEWEQVVIHRDVKSSNVMLDRELNGRLGDFGLARLYDHGGDPNSTHVVGTFGYIAPELYRTGKAKPCVDVFAFGVFLLEVACGRRPIQFQGSEERLVLVEWVISSFNKGVILETVDPKLGMNYEVEEMELVLKLGLLCSHYIPTARPSMRQVVCYLEGEVPLPELPSLSDIDDGVSVLFPYLKSAVTSQSSFANSLLSGGR is encoded by the coding sequence ATGTTAGTCAAGTCTGTGGTTTTGTTGCTTCTCCTTTGGAGATCTGAAGCATCACAACAAGATGATATTGGTTTCACCTACAATGGATTTCGAGGAGTTGACATGAGCTTGGATGGCTTAGCTCAGGTAACAAACAATGGCATCCTAATGTTGGTAAACACCAGTATGCAACAGAAGGGTCATGCCTTCCATCCTCATCCGCTTCACTTCAAGAATTCATCCTCAGGTAGTGTTTTCTCCTTCTCCACTACTTTTGTATTTTCCATGTTCGCTGACGTTCCAGTAAGTGATCCTGGAATGGCTTTCATAATTGCACCTTCGAGAGACTTCTCAGCTTCTTGGCCAAGCATTTATCTAGGCCTTTTCAATCATACCATCGTGGGTAAATCATCAAACCATCTCATAGCAATCGAGCTGGATTGTCTCCAAAATTTGGACTTCAATGACATCAATAGTAACCATGTGGGTATTGATATCAACGATTTGAAATCAGTTGATTCTGCACCGGCATCCTATTTTAGTGATAAAGAGAATAGATATGTGAACCTGACCCTCTACAGCGGACACGCCATGCAACTTTGGGTTGAATATTCTGGTCCACAGAGGCAACTTAATGTAACTTTAGCTCCATTTGATGTCCCTAAGCCATCGATCCCCCTCTTGTCTTTCAACATTGATCTTTCTCCAATCGTGCTAGATCCTATGTTTGTGGGCTTCTCATCTGCTACTGCTGTCGCGGAAGCACCTCATTATGTGTTGGGGTGGAGCTTTAAGATGAATGGGCAAGcaaaagatctctctctctcccaacttCCTAAGCTTCCTCGAATGGGACCTAAAACAGAACCTGAAATTTTTAGCATTGGATTTCCTGTGTTCGGTGCTAGTTTAGTGTTAATTTCCATTTTCATCATCCAATTTATTGTTAGAAGGATTAAAAAATTCGCAGAAGTTCATGAAGATTGGGAACTTGAATATGGACCTCAAAGGTTCAAATATAAAGATCTCTACATCGCAACCAAAGGATTTAATGATGAGGAGCTTCTTGGTAGCGGTGGCTTTGGTAAGGTCTACAAAGGTATACTACCCACTTCAAAATTAGAAGTTGCAGTGAAGAGAGTATCACATGACTCAAGCCAAGGGGTGAAGGAATTCATTGCAGAGATCGTCAGCATCGGTAAACTGCAGCATCGAAACATAGTGACACTCTTGGGGTATTGCCGTCGTAAAGGAGAGCTACTTCTAGTCTATGAATTTATGCCCAATGGGAGTCTAGACAAGTTCCTCTTTCATCATAAATCCACAACAACAAAGCCAACATTGAGCTGGAAACAAAGATTTCAAATAATCAAAAGTGTGGCTTCTGGGTTACTCTATCTTCATGAAGAATGGGAACAAGTTGTAATTCACAGAGATGTCAAGTCCAGTAATGTCATGTTAGACAGGGAGCTAAATGGAAGATTGGGAGATTTTGGGCTTGCAAGATTATATGATCATGGAGGTGATCCTAACTCCACCCATGTGGTGGGGACATTTGGTTATATTGCACCAGAACTTTATAGAACTGGGAAAGCAAAACCTTGTGTAGATGTGTTCGCGTTTGGGGTTTTCTTGCTCGAAGTGGCTTGTGGTAGGAGACCTATACAGTTTCAGGGATCAGAAGAGCGTCTTGTGTTGGTGGAATGGGTGATCTCAAGTTTCAATAAGGGTGTGATTCTTGAAACTGTGGATCCCAAATTGGGGATGAATTATGAAGTGGAGGAAATGGAGTTGGTGTTAAAACTTGGATTGCTTTGCTCTCACTACATACCAACTGCAAGGCCATCTATGCGACAGGTTGTATGTTATTTGGAGGGAGAGGTTCCACTACCAGAGCTGCCATCTCTCAGTGATATTGATGATGGTGTCTCTGTTTTGTTTCCTTACCTTAAGAGTGCAGTGACTTCGCAATCATCGTTTGCAAATTCTTTACTCTCTGGAGGTCGTTGA
- the LOC122093064 gene encoding L-type lectin-domain containing receptor kinase SIT2-like, producing the protein MYLEFLVWFLLPWKSVASQVEDFGFTYNGFRGVNMSLDGLAQITDNGLLMLENTSLQQVGYAFYPYPLHSMNSSTSDALSISTTFVFVLWKSTKYGGPAMGFVIAPSKEFPDALPANYMGIFNTTNIGDSSNHVIAIELDVLQNREFNDIDGNHVGLNINDLKSVQSTSASYFSDQENQHVHLSLNSGQPLQLWVEYSGAEKQLNVTLAPINVPKPTIPLLSLKIDLSLFIVDPMFVGLSSATYTLPVSHYVLGWSFKMNGEARELTISQLPNLPHHKTPKTRPGKLFIVAFSVIVASLGLISIFFIIQFIVKRKNKFAEVFEDWELDYGPRRFKYKDLYITTKGFKEKELLGAGGFGRVYRGVFPTTKTEVAVKRVSHNSRQGEREFIAEIITNGKLRHWSIVPLLGYCRRKEELLLVYDFMPNRSLDKALFDQTKPKMMLSWCQRFRIIRSVAAALLYLHEGWE; encoded by the coding sequence ATGTACCTCGAGTTCCTGGTGTGGTTTCTTCTCCCATGGAAATCTGTAGCATCACAAGTAGAGGATTTTGGTTTCACCTACAATGGATTCCGAGGAGTCAACATGAGCTTGGATGGCTTAGCCCAGATTACAGACAATGGCCTCCTTATGTTGGAGAACACCAGTCTTCAACAGGTGGGTTATGCTTTCTACCCTTATCCACTTCACTCCATGAATTCATCTACTAGTGATGCTTTATCCATCTCCACTACTTTTGTATTTGTCTTATGGAAGTCAACCAAATATGGTGGCCCTGCAATGGGGTTTGTGATTGCACCCTCAAAAGAGTTCCCAGATGCTTTACCTGCCAATTATATGGGCATCTTCAACACCACCAACATCGGCGATTCATCCAACCATGTCATTGCAATTGAGTTAGATGTCCTTCAAAACAGAGAGTTCAACGACATTGATGGAAACCACGTTGGCCTcaatatcaatgacttgaaatcaGTTCAATCTACATCTGCTTCTTACTTCAGTGATCAAGAGAATCAGCATGTGCACCTAAGCCTAAACAGTGGACAACCCTTGCAACTCTGGGTGGAATATTCTGGTGCAGAGAAGCAACTTAATGTCACTTTAGCTCCTATTAATGTTCCTAAACCAACCATCCCACTCTTGTCCTTGAAAATTGATCTTTCTCTGTTCATTGTGGATCCCATGTTCGTGGGGCTCTCCTCAGCTACATACACCTTGCCAGTATCCCATTATGTTTTAGGATGGAGTTTTAAAATGAATGGGGAAGCAAGAGAACTCACCATCTCCCAACTTCCTAACCTTCCTCATCATAAAACACCTAAAACGAGACCTGGCAAGCTTTTTATTGTTGCATTTTCTGTGATAGTTGCTTCTTTAGGCTTGATCTCGATCTTCTTCATAATCCAATTTATagtgaaaagaaagaacaagtTCGCCGAAGTGTTTGAAGATTGGGAACTCGATTATGGACCTCGCAGGTTCAAATATAAAGATCTTTACATCACCACCAAGGGGTTCAAGGAAAAGGAGCTTCTTGGAGCTGGTGGATTTGGTAGGGTCTACAGAGGCGTATTTCCCACAACCAAGACAGAAGTTGCAGTGAAGCGAGTCTCCCACAATTCTAGAcaaggggagagagaattcATTGCTGAGATCATCACCAATGGTAAATTGAGGCATTGGAGCATAGTACCACTCTTGGGTTATTGCCGACGTAAAGAAGAGCTCCTTTTAGTCTATGATTTCATGCCCAATAGGAGTCTAGACAAAGCCCTCTTCGATCAAACGAAACCAAAGATGATGTTGAGTTGGTGTCAAAGATTTCGAATCATTAGAAGCGTGGCAGCTGCTTTATTATATTTGCACGAAGGATGGGAATGA